The genomic DNA ACATTTACTTGCACTATGTGCTGGATTTATGGTTTGAAAAGGCTGTAAAACCACGCCTAAAAGGTGAGGCTTACCTTATTCGTTACATTGATGACTTCATCGTTTGCTTTCAATACCGGGCAGATGCCAATCGTTTCCATGAAGCGCTAAAGAAACGGCTCCATAAATTTAACCTGAATCCGTGACATATGGGCGGGATTGGTTTAAATATTTGCCACATGATGACTTATAGACATTAAAATGATCACAAAATATTTGATTATCACCTGAATCCGTGAGGATTCAGGTTTAAATTAGAGCTGGAGCCGGATAAAACCCGCCTTATTGAGTTTGGGAGATTTGCAAGCAGACAGGCCAAAGCACAGGGTGAAAAGAAGCCGGAAACGCTGTATTTTCTCGGTTTTACACACTTTTGTACGCGAAACAGGAAAGGAAACTTCATGGTGGGACGAAAGACGGAAAAGAAACGTCTCAGGCGGAGCATTGGTAAAATACAGACAACATTGCGTTTGATTCGCCATTGGCTGATCCTTGAGCAGGTTGAGAAGATTAATCAGATGTTGCGAGGGCACTACAATTATTATGGAATGGCAGGAAATTTAAAGTCACTCTACAAGGTGTACCAAGCAACAGATAAATATTGGCACAAGATGTTAGGCAACCGTAGCAGGAAAGGTTATGTGACATGGGAGAGATATGCCCAAATCAAATCCTGGTTTCCTATTGTGCGTCCGAGAATTTCAATCCCTTATAAGGAATTGAAATTGTACGTCATACTGTGAATCCATTTCTGAAGAGCCCGGTGCGGGAAATCTGCACGCCGGGTTCTGTGGGGGTTCGGGCCACCAATTGGGTGGCCTCTCTACCCGGAGACGGGGGTTAGTCACCCCCTCCTACTCGATCTTATACTCTCGATTGCAACCATTAATTTAACTTACCTCCGACAGAAGTCTCCCACTTCTAAGCGAAGCGAAAGTGGAAGATGAATGTCGGTTTGATGTAGCCTCAATATGATGAGTGTGGTAAAATAAAATCAAACAAACGTTCGTATTATGGGCAGGTGATGCGGATATGGCCAACAAAGCCTACAAATTCCGTTTGTATCCAACACAAGAACAAGAACAACTGCTCGCCAAAACGTTCGGTTGCGTCCGTTTCGTCTACAACAAAATGCTTGAGGAACGTCTACACATCTATGACACGTTCAAAGACGACAAAGAAGCTTTGAAACAGCACAAATTTCCCACTCCGGCCAAGTACAAACGGGATTTTCCGTGGCTTAAAGAAGTCGATAGCCTTGCCTTAGCCAACGCTCAATTAAACCTGCAAAAAGCATTCACCAACTTCTTCTCTAGCCGGGCGGGATTTCCCAAGTTCAAAAGCCGCAAGGCGAAACAGTCGTACACCACAAATGTGGTCAACGGAAACATTAAGCTTGCAGATAGCTATATCAAGTTACCCAAACTGAAATGGGTCAAATTGAAGCAACATCGGGAGATTCCTGTTCACCACATGATCAAGTCCTGTACGATCACCAAAACGAAAACAGGAAAATACTTCATCTCCATTCTGACTGAATATGAACACCAACCGGTGCCAAAAGAAATAGAAAACGTTGTTGGGCTCGATTTTTCCATGAATAGGCTGTATGTCGATAGCGAGGGTAAGAGAGCCAATTATCCTCGATTTTACCGGCAAGCCTTGGAAAAACTGGCCCGAGCCCAACGGGTGCTGTCACGCCGCAGGAAAGGTTCCAACCGTTGGCACAAACAGCGGCGGAAAGTAGCCCAATTGCACGAAAAAATTGCCAA from Caldalkalibacillus thermarum includes the following:
- a CDS encoding RNA-guided endonuclease InsQ/TnpB family protein; protein product: MANKAYKFRLYPTQEQEQLLAKTFGCVRFVYNKMLEERLHIYDTFKDDKEALKQHKFPTPAKYKRDFPWLKEVDSLALANAQLNLQKAFTNFFSSRAGFPKFKSRKAKQSYTTNVVNGNIKLADSYIKLPKLKWVKLKQHREIPVHHMIKSCTITKTKTGKYFISILTEYEHQPVPKEIENVVGLDFSMNRLYVDSEGKRANYPRFYRQALEKLARAQRVLSRRRKGSNRWHKQRRKVAQLHEKIANQRQDFLHKTSRQLANRYDAVMIEDLNMKGMSQALHFGQSVHDNGWGLFTTFLQYKLAEQGKKLIKIDKWFPSSKTCSCCGRVKVSLSLSERLFRCACGFVADRDTNAAINIKKEGLKKLGTA